The Streptomyces lienomycini sequence ACGTCCGCCCCTTCGGTGAGGGCCGGCTCGACGCGCTTGGCGAGCACCTTGCCGAGCTCGACGCCCCACTGGTCGAAGGAGTCGATGTTCCAGATCGCGCCCTGGACGAACACCTTGTGCTCGTACAGCGCGATCAGCTGGCCGAGGACGGAGGGGGTCAGTTCGGCGGCCAGGACGGTCGTGGTCGGGTGGTTGCCCTGGAACGTCTTGTGCGGGACGAGTTCCTCGGGCACCCCTTCGGCGCGTACCTCGTCGGGGGTCTTGCCGAAGGCGAGTGCCTGGGTCTGGGCGAAGAAGTTGGCCATCAGCAGGTCGTGCTGGGCCTTGAGCTCGTCGCTCAGTTCGGCCGCGGGCCGGGCGAAGCCGATGAAGTCGGCCGGGATCAGCTTGGTGCCCTGGTGGATCAACTGGTAGTACGCGTGCTGCCCGTTGGTGCCCGGCGTGCCCCAGACCACCGGCCCGGTCTGCCACTCCACCGGGTCGCCGTCACGGTCGACGGACTTGCCGTTGGACTCCATGTCGAGCTGCTGGAGGTAGGCCGTGAACTTCGACAGGTAGTGCGAGTACGGCAGCACCGCGTGCGACTGGGCGCCCAGGAAGTCGCCGTACCAGACGCCCAGCAGACCGAGGAGCAGCGGCGCGTTGGCCGGGGCCTCGGTGTTGCGGAAGTGCTCGTCGACGATGCGGAAGCCGTCGAGCATCTCGCGGAAGCGGTCCGGGCCGATGGCGATCATCAGGGAGAGCCCGATCGCCGAGTCGAAGGAGTAGCGGCCGCCGACCCAGTCCCAGAACTCGAACATGTTGGCCGTGTCGATGCCGAAGCCGGAGACCTTCTCGGCGTTCGTCGACAGGGCCACGAAGTGCTTGGCGACCGCCTTCTCGTCGCCGCCCAGCCCGGCCAGCAGCCACGAGCGCGCCGACGTGGCGTTCGTGATCGTCTCGATGGTGGTGAAGGTCTTCGAGGCGATGACGAACAGCGTCTCGGCCGGGTCCAGGTCGCGGGTGGCCTCGTGCAGGTCGGCGCCGTCGACGTTGGAGACGAAGCGGAACGTGAGCGAGCGGTCGGTGAAGGCGCGCAGTGCCTCGTAGGCCATCGCCGGGCCGAGGTCCGAGCCGCCGATGCCGATGTTGACGACGTTCCTGATGCGCCTGCCGGTGTGGCCGGTCCACTCGCCGGAGCGGATCCGGTCGGCGAAGCCGGCCATCCTGTCGAGGACCGCGTGCACCTCGGGGACGACGTTCTCGCCGTCGACCTCGATCACCGCGTCCCGCGGGGCACGCAGCGCGGTGTGCAGGACGGCCCGGTCCTCGGTGATGTTGATCCGCTCGCCGCGGAACATGGCGTCGCGCAGCCCGAACACGTCGGTGGCGGCGGCCAGCTCCTGGAGCAGGGCCAGCGTCTCGTCGGTGACGAGGTTCTTCGAGTAGTCGATGCGCAGGTCGCCGACGCGCACGACGTACCGCTCCGCCCGACCCGGGTCCTGGGCGAACAGCTCGCGCAGGTCGGGGTGGGGCAGCGTGCCCTTGGCGTGGTCCGCGAGCGCGGTCCACTCCGGCCGCCGGTTGAGCTTCGGGGTGTCAGACATGGACAGGGGTCTCCTTGTCGGCCTCGCCGCGCAGGGCGATGGCGTACATCTCGTCGGCGTCGAGGCGCCTGAGCTCCTCGGCGATGAGTTCGGAGGTGGGGCGCACCTTCAGCGCGAGGGAGCGCGGCGGCTGACCCGGCAGGGTCATCGTGGCGAGCGGGCCGTCCGGCCGGTCGATGACGATCTCGCCGTTCGCGGTGCCGAGACGGACGGCGGTCACCACCGGACCGTCGGTGACCACGCGGTCCACGCGGACGGCCAGGCGGGCCTCCAGCCAGCGGGCCAGCAGCTCGGCGGCCGGATTGTCCGCCTCCGCCTCCACCACCGCCGAGGTCACCGGCACCCGCGCCTGGTCCAGGGCCGCGGCCAGCATCGAGCGCCACAGCGTCAGCCGGGTCCAGGCGAGGTCGGTGTCGCCGGGCGCGTAGGCGCGGACCCGGCGCTCCAGCACCTCCATCGGCCGCTCGACCGTGTACAGGTCGGTGATCCGGCGCTGGGCCAGCGCGCCCAGCGGGTCCTTCGCGGGGTTGTCCGGCGCCTCCACCGGCCACCACACGACGACCGGCGCGTCCGGCAGCAGCAGCGGCAGCACCACCGAGTCGGCGTGCTCGGACACCTCGCCGTACATGCGCAGGACGACGGTCTCGCCGGTCCCGGCCTCCGAGCCGACCCGGACCTCGGCGTCGAGGTGCGAGCGGGTGCGGTCCCGCAGGTTGCGGGGGTGGCGCTTGATGACGACCAGGGTGCGCGAGGGGTGCTCGTGCGAGGCCTCCTCGGCGGCCTTGATCGCGTCGTAGGCGTTCTCCTCGTCCGTGACGATGACCAGCGTGAGCACCATGCCCACGGCCGGGGTGCCGATGGCCCGGCGGCCCTGCACCAACGCCTTGTTGATCTTGCTTGCCGTGGTGTCGGTCAGGTCGATCCTCATGGCCTGCGCCAGCTCCGTCCGTCTCGTGCGAGCATCTCGTCGGCTTCCCGCGGCCCCCAGCCGCCCGACGCGTACTGCGCCGGCTTGGCGTGCGAGGCCCAGTACTCCTCGATCGGGTCGAGGATCCGCCAGGACTCTTCCACCTCCTGGTGGCGCGGGAACAGGTTGGCGTCACCCAGAAGGACGTCCAGGATCAGCCGTTCGTACGCCTCCGGGCTGGACTCCGTGAACGACTCGCCGTAGGCGAAGTCCATGGACACGTCCCGGATCTCCATCGACGTGCCCGGCACCTTGGAGCCGAACCGCACCGTCATGCCCTCGTCCGGCTGGACGCGGATGACGATCGCGTTCTCGCCCAGCTCCTCCGTCGCCGTCGAGTCGAAGGGGGAGTGCGGGGCCCGCTGGAAGACCACCGCGATCTCCGTGACCCGGCGACCGAGCCGCTTGCCGGTGCGCAGGTAGAAGGGCACCCCGGCCCAGCGGCGGTTGTCGACGCCCAGCTTGATCGCCGCGTAGGTGTCGGTGGTGGAGGCCGGGTCGATGCCCTCCTCCTCCAGGTAGCCGGGGACCCGCGCGCCGCCCTGCCAGCCGCCCGCGTACTGGCCGCGCACGGTGTGCTCGCCCAGCTCCTCCGGCAGCCGCACGGCCCGCAGCACCTTCAGCTTCTCGGTGAGCAGCGAGGACGCGTCGAAGGAGGCGGGCTCCTCCATCGCGGTCAGGGCCATCAGCTGGAGCAGGTGATTCTGGATGACGTCGCGGGCCGCGCCGATGCCGTCGTAGTAGCCGGCCCGGCCGCCGATGCCGATGTCCTCGGCCATCGTGATCTGCACGTGGTCGACGTAGGACCGGTTCCAGATCGGCTCGTACATCTGGTTGGCGAAGCGCAGCGCCAGGATGTTCTGGACCGTCTCCTTGCCCAGGTAGTGGTCGATGCGGAAGACCTGGTCCGGATCGAAGACCTCGTGGACCAGCGCGTTCAGGTCGCGGGCGCTGCCGAGGTCGTGCCCGAACGGCTTCTCGATCACCGCGCGGCGCCAGGAGCCCTCGGGTGCGTCGGTCAGCCCGTGCTTCTTGAGCTGCTGCACGACCTTCGGGAAGAACCTCGGCGGCACGGAGAGGTAGAAGGCGTAGTTGCCGCTGGTGCCGCGGGAGGCGTCCAGCTCCTCCACGGCCTTGCGCAGCTGTTCGAACGCGTCGTCGTCGTCGAAGTCGCCGGGGATGAACCGCATGCCCTCGGAGAGCTGCTGCCAGACCTCCTCGCGAAACGGCGTGCGCGCGTGCTCCCTGACCGCGTCGTGCACCACCTGGGCGAAGTCCTGGTCCTCCCAGTCCCGGCGGGCGAAGCCGACCAGTGAGAAGCCCGGCGGCAGCAGACCCCGGTTGGCCAGGTCGTACACGGCCGGCATCAGCTTGCGCCGCGACAGGTCGCCGGTGACGCCGAAGATGACCAGCCCGGAGGGGCCCGCGATACGGGGCAGACGGCGGTCCTGGGGATCGCGCAGGGGGTTGCTCCAGTCGAGCGGTGCCACCGGCTCGACGGCCTTCCCGGCCCCGTCCCCGCCCTTCGTCCCCTTGGCGGCACGGGCCGTCCCGGTCTTCTTCGCGCTCCGGGACGCCTTCGACGGCTCGGCTGCCTCCGCCGCCTCCGCGGCCCGGCTCTCCTCGGCCTCCTCGGCGTGCAGCGGCCCCGCGGCCTCCCGGGCCGTCCGCGCCTCCTTGGCTTCCTTCGTCGCCTTGGTCTCCCGGACCGTCGTAGCGGGAAGCTCCTCGCTCATTCCCCGTCAACTCCCTTGCTGTCGAGGGACTTCGTCACGGCGGCGAGCAGGTCGTCCCAGGCCGCCTCGAACTTCGCCACGCCCTCCTGCTCCAACTGCTCCACCACCTCGTCGTAGGAGATGCCGAGCCGCTCCACGGCCGCGAGGTCGGCCCTGGCCTGCGCATACCCGCCGGTGACCGTGTCGCCCCGTACGTCGCCGTGATCGGCGGCGGCGTCCAGGGTGGCCTCCGGCATCGTGTTCACGGTGCCGGGAGCGACCAGCTCCTCCACGTACAGGGTGTCCCGGAATGCCGGGTCCTTCACACCGGTGGACGCCCACAGGGGGCGCTGCGGGTTGGCGCGGGCCCCCGACAGGGCGGTGAAGCGGTCGCCCGCGAAGACGTCCTCGTACGCCTCGTAGGCCAGGCGCGCGTTGGCCAGGGCCGCCTTGCCGCGCAGCGCGAGCGCCTCGTCGGTGCCCAGCAGCGTCAGGCGCTTGTCGATCTCGCTGTCGACGCGGGAGACGAAGAAGGAGGCGACCGAGTGGATGCCGGCCAGGTCGGCCCCGGCCGCCCGCGCCCGCTC is a genomic window containing:
- the zwf gene encoding glucose-6-phosphate dehydrogenase, with amino-acid sequence MSEELPATTVRETKATKEAKEARTAREAAGPLHAEEAEESRAAEAAEAAEPSKASRSAKKTGTARAAKGTKGGDGAGKAVEPVAPLDWSNPLRDPQDRRLPRIAGPSGLVIFGVTGDLSRRKLMPAVYDLANRGLLPPGFSLVGFARRDWEDQDFAQVVHDAVREHARTPFREEVWQQLSEGMRFIPGDFDDDDAFEQLRKAVEELDASRGTSGNYAFYLSVPPRFFPKVVQQLKKHGLTDAPEGSWRRAVIEKPFGHDLGSARDLNALVHEVFDPDQVFRIDHYLGKETVQNILALRFANQMYEPIWNRSYVDHVQITMAEDIGIGGRAGYYDGIGAARDVIQNHLLQLMALTAMEEPASFDASSLLTEKLKVLRAVRLPEELGEHTVRGQYAGGWQGGARVPGYLEEEGIDPASTTDTYAAIKLGVDNRRWAGVPFYLRTGKRLGRRVTEIAVVFQRAPHSPFDSTATEELGENAIVIRVQPDEGMTVRFGSKVPGTSMEIRDVSMDFAYGESFTESSPEAYERLILDVLLGDANLFPRHQEVEESWRILDPIEEYWASHAKPAQYASGGWGPREADEMLARDGRSWRRP
- the opcA gene encoding glucose-6-phosphate dehydrogenase assembly protein OpcA: MRIDLTDTTASKINKALVQGRRAIGTPAVGMVLTLVIVTDEENAYDAIKAAEEASHEHPSRTLVVIKRHPRNLRDRTRSHLDAEVRVGSEAGTGETVVLRMYGEVSEHADSVVLPLLLPDAPVVVWWPVEAPDNPAKDPLGALAQRRITDLYTVERPMEVLERRVRAYAPGDTDLAWTRLTLWRSMLAAALDQARVPVTSAVVEAEADNPAAELLARWLEARLAVRVDRVVTDGPVVTAVRLGTANGEIVIDRPDGPLATMTLPGQPPRSLALKVRPTSELIAEELRRLDADEMYAIALRGEADKETPVHV
- the pgi gene encoding glucose-6-phosphate isomerase produces the protein MSDTPKLNRRPEWTALADHAKGTLPHPDLRELFAQDPGRAERYVVRVGDLRIDYSKNLVTDETLALLQELAAATDVFGLRDAMFRGERINITEDRAVLHTALRAPRDAVIEVDGENVVPEVHAVLDRMAGFADRIRSGEWTGHTGRRIRNVVNIGIGGSDLGPAMAYEALRAFTDRSLTFRFVSNVDGADLHEATRDLDPAETLFVIASKTFTTIETITNATSARSWLLAGLGGDEKAVAKHFVALSTNAEKVSGFGIDTANMFEFWDWVGGRYSFDSAIGLSLMIAIGPDRFREMLDGFRIVDEHFRNTEAPANAPLLLGLLGVWYGDFLGAQSHAVLPYSHYLSKFTAYLQQLDMESNGKSVDRDGDPVEWQTGPVVWGTPGTNGQHAYYQLIHQGTKLIPADFIGFARPAAELSDELKAQHDLLMANFFAQTQALAFGKTPDEVRAEGVPEELVPHKTFQGNHPTTTVLAAELTPSVLGQLIALYEHKVFVQGAIWNIDSFDQWGVELGKVLAKRVEPALTEGADVPGLDPSTAALVAAYRELKEVH